In the genome of Bremerella sp. JC817, one region contains:
- the nagB gene encoding glucosamine-6-phosphate deaminase gives MRVIIESSAEQGSQRAASIVAQLVRKKPRAILGLATGGTPLKLYQELIRMHQSEGLDFSRVTSFNLDEYVGLPPTHPQSYRHFMTENLFRHVNIDIRNTHVPDGRALDYETYGSQYEAMINEAGGIDLQILGIGRDGHIAFNEPGSSLGSRTRLKTLAPETIRDNARFFGSEEGVPRLAITMGVGTILESKKCILLAFGKEKAEAIAATVEGPVTAQVTGSALQFHQDVVVILDEESASQLQRRSYYDEVEEAHRRLQSGDVQ, from the coding sequence GTGCGTGTCATTATCGAATCTTCGGCCGAACAAGGCAGCCAGCGTGCCGCCTCGATCGTCGCCCAGCTTGTTCGCAAGAAACCCCGTGCTATTCTGGGGCTCGCAACGGGGGGTACGCCTCTCAAGCTGTATCAAGAGCTGATCCGCATGCACCAGAGCGAGGGACTCGATTTTTCGCGTGTCACCTCGTTCAATCTGGACGAATATGTCGGCCTGCCACCGACGCACCCACAAAGCTATCGTCATTTCATGACGGAGAATCTCTTCCGGCACGTTAATATCGATATCCGAAACACCCATGTGCCGGACGGTCGCGCCCTGGATTACGAAACTTATGGCAGCCAGTACGAAGCCATGATCAACGAGGCAGGCGGCATCGATCTGCAAATTCTAGGGATTGGTCGCGACGGACATATCGCGTTCAATGAGCCTGGATCTTCGCTCGGAAGCCGAACGCGTTTAAAGACCTTGGCTCCTGAGACAATTCGAGACAACGCCCGCTTTTTTGGATCGGAAGAGGGGGTACCCCGTCTGGCGATCACCATGGGTGTTGGTACGATTCTCGAATCGAAAAAATGTATCTTGTTGGCCTTCGGTAAAGAGAAGGCCGAAGCCATCGCGGCCACGGTCGAAGGACCAGTGACCGCACAAGTCACCGGAAGCGCCCTACAATTTCATCAAGACGTCGTCGTAATTCTGGACGAGGAATCGGCCTCGCAATTGCAACGCCGTTCTTACTACGATGAAGTTGAGGAGGCGCATCGGCGGCTTCAATCCGGGGACGTTCAATAG
- a CDS encoding c-type cytochrome yields MNHKTLNRSMAFTCAWVVVGLQSIAFAADPPKSPAEQQELFHLPPGFEIQLVASEPEIGQPMNLNFDAQGRLWITSSIEYPYPADSPGVQPRPDRFTAGADEKHAPRDWVAVVEGFDDNGRATKVTRFASGLNIPIGQIPIGDGSEAIVYSIPNLDKWTDTDRDGMADQRTKLYGSIGNVDTHGMSNGYTPWIDGWIYGCHGFTNTSEITDAQGNVTRMQSGNTYRFKADGSQFEQFTYGQVNPFGMTFDPLGNLYDADCHTMPVYQLIRGALYPHFGAKPDALGFGPTMINHNHGSTGICGPAYYSDDHFPAEFRDNIFICNPVSQVIHRDKLKQFGSTYLIDTQPDMITCDDSWFRPVDVMMGPDGALYIADFYNPIIGHYEAPLDHPDRDRTHGRVWRVIYTGNEGATYETPSNLTEMNIEQLWELLSDPNLFVRTQATNRLVENYGEEAALFARKNLPGSSAVEKAHGLWVMERAKGLTDFDARSFSNIDDRLVRVHLVKALAERPRWNDFEFEVTRRALNDPDAFVVRAAVDGLARHPNAQNWRPLLETWTKAMPQDTHLIHAIRLALREHFRTPDAVNGLNSVEWNREEMKQLIAIAKVSETANASRWLVQNSKGEAIDWDVMQQVARQAAQLNDQRMLASIIELTADSPAAGQLGVLQAWCSGERERGRRPIDNAVALAWAKRVTETLLPQAVEARDWTALDLSGKTRLERNPFAPRPRETEDRGVIEFLDSIVHGEKQTGILRSRVLELPGEVRFSMCGQDGLPGQPSTETNLVRVCLEDGQVIAQQLAPRNDRAPRYVLDTSNYQGRRGYVEVVDGNANDLYAWIAVADFADPLPPLPMPSQAETNDQLLNVLVEFRLDESTKSLLAGLQKEDVVFEDRLDLANTLIALGEAGKVEAALTQWVHDPALTNEQQSKAIRTLGSMNSESSRTTLVGLLPMAAASQQLEIALALSRNETGIRSLVETVAAGKASPYLLQDPKWKQQAEAVLKSDNLRQQIAKLTSNLPPREAQEQQRVAKFLAGYQSSNSDLNAGRATFEKRCATCHQLGGKGALIGPQLDGVGNRPVERIVEDVLIPNRNVDAAFRTVLIQTVDGQVISGLPRREEGEILVLANAEGKEVRIAKEEIDLRKDSPLSLMPGNFAEQMSPDEMNGLIRFLEQQKKSKTE; encoded by the coding sequence ATGAATCACAAAACTCTGAACCGCAGCATGGCGTTCACCTGCGCTTGGGTCGTTGTTGGCCTGCAATCGATTGCATTCGCGGCTGACCCGCCAAAGTCTCCTGCCGAACAGCAAGAACTGTTTCATCTTCCGCCGGGGTTTGAAATTCAGTTGGTGGCCAGCGAGCCAGAGATTGGCCAGCCGATGAATTTGAACTTCGATGCCCAGGGACGTCTCTGGATTACCAGCAGCATCGAATACCCTTACCCAGCGGATTCGCCCGGTGTGCAGCCTCGCCCGGATCGCTTTACGGCAGGTGCCGACGAAAAGCATGCCCCGCGGGACTGGGTCGCCGTGGTCGAAGGCTTCGACGACAACGGTCGCGCGACCAAAGTCACGCGGTTCGCCAGCGGATTGAACATTCCGATCGGGCAGATTCCGATTGGCGACGGCAGCGAGGCCATCGTTTACAGCATTCCGAATCTCGACAAATGGACCGACACGGACCGGGATGGCATGGCCGATCAGCGTACCAAACTGTATGGCAGCATCGGCAACGTCGACACGCATGGCATGTCCAACGGTTACACCCCTTGGATCGATGGTTGGATCTACGGTTGCCACGGGTTCACGAACACTTCCGAGATTACCGACGCCCAAGGCAACGTGACCCGGATGCAGTCGGGCAACACCTATCGATTCAAAGCGGATGGAAGCCAGTTCGAGCAATTCACCTACGGTCAGGTCAATCCGTTCGGCATGACGTTCGACCCGCTCGGCAATTTGTATGATGCCGACTGCCATACGATGCCGGTCTACCAACTGATTCGTGGTGCCCTCTATCCTCACTTCGGCGCGAAGCCGGATGCCTTGGGGTTTGGTCCGACGATGATCAATCACAACCATGGGTCGACCGGCATTTGCGGTCCGGCATATTATTCGGACGATCACTTTCCAGCCGAGTTCCGCGACAACATCTTCATCTGCAATCCCGTCTCGCAGGTTATCCATCGCGACAAGCTGAAGCAGTTTGGTTCTACGTATCTGATCGATACGCAGCCTGACATGATCACCTGCGACGATAGCTGGTTTCGACCGGTCGATGTGATGATGGGCCCAGACGGGGCACTTTACATCGCGGACTTCTACAACCCAATCATCGGGCATTACGAAGCGCCGCTGGACCATCCCGACCGCGACCGCACGCATGGCCGGGTCTGGCGAGTGATTTACACCGGCAACGAAGGAGCGACCTACGAAACGCCCTCCAATCTGACCGAGATGAATATCGAGCAATTGTGGGAGCTGCTGAGCGATCCTAACCTGTTCGTGCGAACACAAGCGACCAATCGCCTGGTCGAGAACTATGGTGAAGAAGCGGCTCTGTTCGCCAGAAAGAATCTTCCTGGTTCGAGCGCCGTCGAAAAGGCACACGGACTTTGGGTCATGGAGCGAGCCAAAGGTCTGACCGACTTTGACGCGCGTTCCTTCTCCAACATCGACGATCGCCTGGTCCGGGTTCATCTTGTCAAAGCACTGGCGGAACGGCCGCGATGGAACGACTTCGAGTTTGAAGTGACTCGCCGGGCACTTAACGATCCGGATGCTTTCGTAGTGAGAGCCGCCGTCGACGGACTGGCTAGGCATCCAAACGCGCAGAACTGGCGTCCGTTGCTGGAAACCTGGACGAAGGCGATGCCACAGGACACGCACCTAATTCACGCGATCCGCTTGGCGCTGCGAGAACATTTCCGCACGCCAGACGCGGTGAACGGATTGAATTCAGTCGAGTGGAACCGGGAAGAGATGAAGCAGCTCATTGCGATTGCCAAGGTTTCGGAAACGGCCAATGCGTCGCGTTGGTTGGTTCAGAACTCGAAGGGAGAAGCGATCGACTGGGACGTGATGCAGCAGGTCGCCCGACAGGCAGCCCAGTTGAATGACCAACGCATGTTGGCGTCGATCATAGAACTTACGGCAGACAGTCCTGCGGCTGGCCAGTTGGGCGTGCTTCAGGCCTGGTGCAGCGGGGAACGGGAGCGAGGTCGACGCCCAATCGACAACGCGGTTGCCCTTGCCTGGGCGAAACGCGTGACGGAAACTCTTCTGCCTCAAGCAGTGGAAGCCCGAGACTGGACGGCACTCGATCTTTCCGGAAAGACGCGGCTGGAGCGAAACCCATTCGCACCCCGCCCGCGAGAAACGGAAGATCGTGGCGTGATCGAGTTTCTGGATAGTATCGTGCATGGCGAGAAGCAAACCGGGATCCTGCGGAGCCGCGTGTTGGAACTGCCGGGCGAAGTCCGCTTCTCGATGTGCGGCCAGGATGGACTGCCAGGGCAACCAAGCACCGAAACGAACCTGGTTCGTGTTTGCCTTGAGGATGGCCAGGTGATCGCCCAGCAGTTGGCGCCACGGAACGACCGGGCGCCACGCTACGTTTTGGATACCAGCAATTACCAAGGTCGGCGCGGGTACGTCGAAGTCGTCGATGGCAACGCGAATGATCTCTACGCGTGGATTGCCGTGGCCGATTTTGCGGATCCTTTGCCACCCCTCCCGATGCCAAGTCAGGCTGAAACGAATGATCAGTTATTGAACGTTCTGGTTGAATTTCGGCTCGACGAAAGCACGAAGAGCCTTCTGGCAGGACTTCAGAAGGAAGACGTTGTCTTCGAGGACCGCTTGGACCTCGCGAACACGCTTATTGCTCTGGGCGAAGCTGGCAAGGTGGAGGCGGCACTTACGCAGTGGGTACACGATCCGGCGTTGACCAACGAGCAACAAAGCAAGGCGATTCGAACGTTGGGATCGATGAATTCAGAAAGCAGCCGAACAACACTCGTTGGCCTGCTTCCGATGGCGGCAGCTTCTCAGCAACTCGAAATTGCCTTGGCCCTTTCTCGCAATGAAACAGGCATCCGTTCGCTTGTCGAAACCGTAGCGGCAGGCAAAGCGTCGCCATATCTGTTGCAAGATCCGAAGTGGAAACAGCAGGCCGAAGCGGTTTTGAAATCGGACAATCTTCGCCAACAAATCGCGAAGCTGACGTCCAACTTGCCGCCGCGTGAGGCGCAGGAACAACAGCGTGTCGCAAAGTTTCTGGCTGGCTATCAATCAAGTAACAGCGACTTGAACGCTGGTCGGGCAACGTTCGAGAAACGCTGTGCGACGTGTCATCAGCTGGGTGGTAAGGGAGCTTTGATTGGACCACAGCTCGATGGTGTCGGCAATCGCCCGGTCGAGCGGATTGTCGAGGACGTCCTGATTCCCAATCGCAACGTCGACGCCGCCTTTCGCACGGTCCTGATTCAAACGGTCGATGGCCAGGTCATCTCTGGTTTACCACGACGAGAAGAAGGCGAGATCTTAGTGCTGGCCAACGCCGAGGGAAAAGAAGTGCGAATCGCCAAGGAAGAAATCGACTTGCGGAAAGACTCGCCGCTTTCGTTAATGCCAGGCAACTTCGCCGAACAGATGTCGCCGGACGAAATGAACGGCCTGATTCGTTTTCTGGAACAGCAGAAGAAGTCGAAGACTGAATAG
- a CDS encoding TonB-dependent receptor: MKWIDGWSPPRLGSLCVLGLACCTGTAAAQELIPAESVSLERSVMQQETDSAEAAVVPAIPDVPIAEEQMLPPVVVQSAPNSGDSQRDYDATFSNAEVITPNETPTEMRKFGGTVRVVSREQIEQSDAYTVGEILARQPGVDVVNSGGPGGVRSIFLRGANSQHTKVMIDGSPANDPSSPSRGFDAANLTLDNVERIEILQGPQSLLYGSEAIGGVVNIITRRGQGPMSGAVNVQGGSYQTHREGGFVQGSSGAIDYSFSGSWLDTQSFSAAAGGAENDPFEVGALAGAFGVQLTENTEFVYRLRYTDSRAHIDDASFSTGIPPTDDPFRIYLSKNMVQRFEINNTMLDGNITNMFAYDYVTYERNDKDDFFPSNIEGATRQFTALSTALLWPDHEFSVGVQHWDESATTEYLPSPPDSASQYQTGIFFQDQLTLWDRLHLTGGVRWDDHSEAGPHSTYRTTAAYELRETNTRLRASLGTGYRAPALSENVFPYGNPALKPEESTGWEYGVDQSFFDNNVVFGATYFRNDYRNLIIYDPMTFTLLNVGRARSHGIELTTDWYLTDQWTVWASYTHTDTWDADTDKQLLRRPRDKGTFGVTRYYGNRAGSITMAARMIGRRIDSRDGSVVLPNYNVIDLYGDYWIRPNMRWIYKVDNLFNEQYEEITGYATADASLYSGIEWTF; encoded by the coding sequence GTGAAATGGATCGATGGTTGGAGCCCGCCTCGGCTGGGTTCCCTTTGTGTTTTAGGGCTTGCCTGTTGCACCGGTACTGCCGCTGCCCAGGAATTGATTCCCGCCGAGTCTGTATCGCTCGAACGCTCGGTAATGCAGCAGGAAACCGACTCGGCAGAAGCCGCTGTCGTGCCTGCGATTCCGGACGTGCCCATTGCTGAGGAGCAGATGTTGCCTCCTGTTGTCGTGCAGAGCGCCCCGAACAGTGGCGACTCGCAGCGAGACTACGACGCCACATTCTCGAATGCGGAAGTTATCACCCCGAACGAAACGCCCACCGAGATGCGTAAGTTCGGTGGTACCGTCCGGGTTGTTTCGCGAGAGCAAATCGAGCAGTCTGACGCCTACACTGTCGGCGAAATTCTTGCTCGCCAGCCAGGTGTCGACGTCGTGAACTCTGGCGGCCCAGGTGGCGTTCGGTCGATCTTTTTGCGAGGTGCTAACTCGCAGCATACCAAGGTGATGATCGACGGTTCGCCGGCGAACGACCCGAGCAGCCCGTCGCGCGGGTTCGACGCTGCCAACCTGACGCTCGACAACGTCGAACGCATCGAAATCCTGCAGGGCCCGCAAAGCCTTTTGTATGGTTCGGAAGCGATCGGTGGAGTGGTGAACATCATCACGCGACGCGGTCAAGGTCCGATGTCAGGTGCGGTCAACGTACAAGGGGGTTCGTATCAGACGCATCGCGAAGGAGGCTTCGTTCAAGGAAGCAGCGGCGCGATCGACTACTCTTTCTCGGGTTCGTGGCTTGATACCCAGTCGTTTTCTGCCGCCGCTGGTGGTGCTGAAAACGATCCATTTGAAGTCGGTGCGCTCGCAGGGGCTTTCGGCGTTCAGCTGACCGAGAATACCGAGTTCGTCTATCGATTGCGATACACCGATTCTCGAGCGCATATCGACGACGCATCGTTCTCGACCGGTATTCCGCCAACGGACGATCCTTTCCGGATCTATTTGTCGAAGAACATGGTCCAGCGTTTCGAGATCAACAACACGATGCTCGACGGCAACATTACCAACATGTTCGCCTACGACTACGTGACCTACGAACGAAACGATAAAGACGACTTCTTCCCGAGTAACATCGAGGGAGCCACGCGTCAGTTCACCGCGCTGAGCACGGCACTGTTGTGGCCTGATCACGAGTTTTCCGTTGGTGTTCAGCACTGGGACGAATCGGCTACGACCGAGTATCTTCCGTCGCCACCCGATAGTGCCAGCCAATACCAGACCGGCATCTTTTTTCAGGATCAGTTGACCCTGTGGGATCGATTGCATCTGACTGGCGGTGTGCGTTGGGATGACCATAGCGAGGCTGGTCCCCACTCGACCTACCGAACCACGGCCGCTTACGAGCTTCGCGAAACGAATACTCGTTTACGTGCCAGCCTTGGAACGGGTTACCGGGCACCAGCGCTCTCGGAGAACGTCTTTCCTTACGGCAATCCGGCGCTAAAGCCTGAAGAAAGCACCGGCTGGGAATATGGGGTCGATCAGTCGTTCTTCGATAACAACGTGGTGTTCGGTGCCACGTACTTCCGGAACGATTACCGCAACTTGATCATTTACGATCCGATGACGTTCACCCTGCTGAATGTCGGTCGGGCTCGTTCGCACGGGATCGAGTTGACCACCGATTGGTATCTGACCGATCAGTGGACCGTGTGGGCTTCGTACACGCATACCGATACCTGGGATGCTGATACCGACAAGCAGCTTCTCCGCCGTCCGCGTGACAAAGGTACTTTCGGCGTGACTCGATACTATGGCAACCGCGCCGGTTCGATCACGATGGCAGCACGAATGATTGGTCGCCGAATCGATTCACGCGACGGATCGGTGGTTTTGCCGAACTACAACGTGATCGACTTGTACGGCGATTACTGGATTCGACCGAACATGCGTTGGATCTACAAAGTCGACAATCTCTTCAACGAGCAGTACGAAGAGATCACCGGTTACGCCACGGCCGATGCTTCGCTGTATAGCGGCATCGAGTGGACGTTCTAG
- a CDS encoding metallophosphoesterase: protein MDWFVSDLHMFSRRSIYHEHADEILARASEARVFVLGGDIVDFSWTTLPSVEATIDAAMQWLSDLVEANPNCQFHYLLGNHDCHSDFVEQLGKVTESHANLFWEPYFLQIGSAVMLHGDAVHLKERNNLALAAARTSKHQFKQPEYRHKIYQMAIRSRLHAVVGKLANPKRIVAGRIWDYLSNEQVDLDSAVRNVYFGHTHVPMQDYAFRGVHFHNGGASISGLKFNMLPMQLDGELHPR from the coding sequence ATGGATTGGTTCGTATCCGATCTCCATATGTTCTCGCGGCGTTCGATCTATCACGAACACGCGGATGAAATTCTCGCTCGTGCTTCGGAAGCCCGGGTCTTCGTCCTGGGTGGCGATATCGTCGACTTCTCGTGGACGACACTTCCTTCCGTGGAAGCGACCATCGACGCCGCCATGCAGTGGCTTTCCGATCTCGTCGAAGCAAATCCGAATTGCCAGTTCCATTACCTGTTGGGGAACCACGATTGCCATAGCGACTTCGTGGAACAATTGGGCAAAGTGACTGAGTCGCACGCGAACCTTTTCTGGGAACCTTATTTCCTGCAGATCGGTTCCGCCGTAATGCTGCATGGTGATGCGGTTCATCTGAAAGAACGCAATAACCTGGCATTGGCCGCCGCTCGTACCAGCAAGCATCAATTCAAACAGCCTGAGTATCGCCACAAGATCTATCAGATGGCGATTCGCTCGCGGCTGCATGCCGTTGTGGGCAAGCTGGCCAATCCAAAGCGTATCGTCGCCGGCCGAATCTGGGACTACCTCAGCAACGAACAAGTCGATCTCGACAGCGCGGTTCGCAATGTTTACTTCGGCCATACGCATGTGCCGATGCAGGACTATGCGTTTCGTGGAGTTCATTTTCACAATGGCGGCGCATCAATCTCGGGCCTGAAGTTCAATATGCTGCCGATGCAACTCGATGGCGAACTTCATCCGCGATAG
- a CDS encoding rhomboid family intramembrane serine protease, protein MRQIGKLSSENEAARFTDYLLTLGIHSKADPAQQGEWSVWIHEENQVEQARTELEAFRSNPDDARYRKASDEAAGIRKMEQLREKERRKNIHEVKHRSPGMGTGTTGAPVTRGILTLCIGILLLGVFDSNYSLQEPGIGDQVYNALSFLSPEDLFAYLNSPEPNSLKTIERGQVWRLITPAILHQRPAPNHQGMGWILHIGFNMYMLYMLGPTLERRIGSLHFLLLNLALAIASNLAQGVIPMLLYGTDLSVYERYYGGVNFLGYSGVLYGLFGYIWARSNNDLTFGLRMDQSSYVILMVWFFLCWFGMMGGVANLAHTGGLVAGLGLGYVAAIMRR, encoded by the coding sequence ATGCGCCAAATCGGCAAACTTTCTTCTGAAAACGAGGCAGCCCGCTTCACCGACTACCTGCTGACGTTGGGAATCCACTCCAAAGCGGATCCTGCACAGCAAGGGGAGTGGTCTGTCTGGATTCACGAAGAAAACCAGGTCGAACAGGCCCGGACCGAGCTCGAGGCCTTCCGCTCGAACCCGGACGACGCTCGATATCGTAAGGCGAGCGACGAAGCGGCCGGCATCCGCAAAATGGAGCAGCTTCGCGAGAAGGAGCGTCGCAAGAACATTCACGAGGTGAAGCACCGTTCGCCTGGCATGGGGACTGGAACCACCGGCGCCCCGGTGACCCGCGGCATTCTCACCCTTTGCATTGGGATCTTGCTGCTCGGTGTCTTCGACTCGAATTACTCGCTGCAAGAGCCCGGCATCGGTGACCAGGTTTACAACGCCCTCTCGTTTCTTTCGCCGGAAGATCTGTTTGCCTATCTCAACTCGCCCGAACCGAACTCGCTAAAGACGATCGAACGGGGCCAGGTATGGCGTCTGATCACTCCAGCGATCCTGCATCAGCGACCTGCCCCCAATCATCAAGGCATGGGCTGGATTCTGCATATCGGCTTCAACATGTACATGTTGTACATGCTGGGGCCGACGCTCGAACGACGGATCGGCAGTTTGCATTTCCTGCTGTTGAACCTGGCCTTGGCGATCGCATCCAACTTGGCCCAAGGGGTCATTCCGATGCTGCTGTATGGAACCGATCTGTCGGTTTACGAACGCTACTACGGCGGCGTCAACTTCCTCGGCTACTCCGGCGTGTTGTATGGGCTGTTTGGCTATATCTGGGCACGCTCGAACAACGACTTGACCTTCGGACTGCGCATGGACCAATCGTCGTACGTCATCCTGATGGTGTGGTTCTTTCTTTGCTGGTTTGGCATGATGGGCGGCGTGGCCAACCTGGCCCACACCGGCGGTCTGGTCGCAGGACTGGGTCTTGGATATGTCGCCGCGATAATGCGGCGGTAA
- a CDS encoding AAA family ATPase: MRSIAILNQKGGVGKTTTAVNLASAIAREGHKVCVMDLDPQAHASLHLGIGVAAGSESIYQVLMGEATLEQVRHEAGENLWCIPAHLDLAAAEMELAGEVGREMILRDALELHGEQYDYLIIDCPPSLGVLTLNALACVGEVFLPLQPHFLALHGLSKLLRTVDIVSKRINPTLRLSGVVLCLFESGTRLAGEVAGDVHDFFDKGSSEGKTWATAEVFQTRIRRNIRLAEAPSFGQSIFDYDPNSNGAEDYANLAREVLGLGLASANKDESLAGSAAA, encoded by the coding sequence ATGCGGTCGATTGCCATTTTGAATCAAAAAGGGGGCGTTGGAAAAACGACCACCGCCGTCAACCTGGCTTCTGCAATCGCGCGTGAAGGGCACAAAGTCTGTGTGATGGATCTCGATCCACAGGCGCATGCCTCATTACATCTAGGAATTGGAGTCGCTGCTGGATCGGAATCGATCTACCAGGTTCTCATGGGGGAAGCGACCCTGGAACAAGTTCGTCACGAAGCAGGCGAGAACCTGTGGTGCATTCCAGCCCATCTCGATTTGGCGGCAGCCGAAATGGAACTTGCCGGTGAAGTCGGACGAGAAATGATCTTGCGGGATGCCCTGGAACTTCATGGCGAGCAATACGATTACCTGATTATCGATTGCCCACCAAGCCTGGGCGTGTTGACGCTGAATGCGTTGGCGTGCGTCGGCGAGGTCTTCCTTCCGCTGCAGCCCCATTTCCTTGCATTGCACGGGCTGAGCAAGCTGCTGCGAACGGTCGATATCGTCTCGAAGCGTATCAATCCGACCCTTCGACTGTCGGGCGTCGTGCTTTGCTTGTTCGAGTCGGGAACGCGTCTGGCGGGTGAAGTCGCTGGCGATGTGCACGACTTTTTCGACAAGGGTTCGTCGGAAGGCAAAACGTGGGCGACTGCGGAAGTTTTCCAGACTCGTATTCGACGCAATATTCGCTTGGCGGAAGCACCCAGCTTCGGTCAATCGATCTTCGATTACGATCCAAACTCCAACGGAGCCGAGGACTACGCGAACCTCGCTCGCGAGGTGTTAGGGCTGGGGTTGGCGTCGGCCAACAAAGATGAATCGCTTGCCGGTTCGGCCGCGGCCTGA
- a CDS encoding Gfo/Idh/MocA family oxidoreductase — protein MSERFQSTNNRREFMKIAGAASALTAFAVPHVHAEEKEIDTIQVALVGCGGRGTGAAADSLNVPNGRTKLVAMADVFDHRLEGSHKALERTFQENKEKVDVPKERQFVGFDGYQKAMDCLKPGDVVILATPLAFRWVHYQYAIDKGLNVFMEKPVIADGPSAKKMIALAELADQKNIKSAVGLMVRHCRGRQELFDRIQNGEIGDIICMRAYRMHGPVASAFSTKKPEDKPEVMWQIERFHSFLWASGGCFSDFYIHQIDETSWMKNSWPVKAQALGGRHYRGDFVDQNFDTYAVEYTYDDGSKLFFDGRTMLNCRNDMSSVVHGSKGSAIVSTSGHTPGKVRTFKGQNQSRREVAWAYPQPEQNPYQLEWNDFIDAIRNDQPYNEVHRGVQASLVTSMGRMAAHTGQEVTYEQMLNCEQEFAPNVDKLTVDGPAPVMPDADGKYPVPAPGQNRDVEYS, from the coding sequence ATGAGCGAACGATTCCAATCGACGAACAATCGCCGCGAGTTCATGAAGATCGCTGGTGCGGCCTCGGCTCTGACCGCTTTCGCAGTGCCTCACGTGCATGCCGAAGAAAAAGAAATCGACACGATCCAAGTCGCCCTCGTGGGCTGCGGTGGTCGTGGTACCGGTGCTGCCGCTGACAGCCTGAACGTCCCGAACGGTCGAACCAAGCTGGTCGCCATGGCCGATGTTTTCGATCATCGCCTCGAAGGCAGCCACAAGGCGCTGGAACGCACCTTCCAGGAAAACAAGGAAAAGGTCGATGTTCCTAAGGAACGTCAGTTCGTTGGTTTCGATGGCTATCAGAAGGCCATGGATTGCCTGAAGCCGGGCGACGTCGTCATTCTGGCCACGCCACTGGCATTCCGCTGGGTTCATTACCAGTACGCCATCGACAAGGGCTTGAACGTCTTTATGGAAAAGCCGGTCATCGCTGATGGTCCAAGCGCCAAGAAGATGATCGCTCTGGCCGAACTGGCCGATCAGAAGAACATCAAGTCGGCTGTCGGTCTGATGGTTCGCCACTGCCGTGGCCGTCAGGAACTGTTCGATCGTATCCAGAACGGCGAAATCGGCGACATCATCTGCATGCGTGCCTATCGTATGCACGGCCCAGTCGCTTCGGCCTTCAGCACCAAGAAGCCTGAAGACAAGCCAGAAGTCATGTGGCAGATCGAACGCTTCCATAGCTTCCTGTGGGCCAGCGGTGGTTGCTTCAGTGACTTCTATATTCACCAGATCGACGAAACCTCGTGGATGAAGAATTCGTGGCCTGTCAAAGCCCAGGCCCTGGGTGGTCGTCACTATCGTGGTGACTTCGTCGATCAGAACTTCGACACCTATGCCGTCGAGTACACCTACGACGACGGTTCGAAGCTGTTCTTCGACGGTCGTACCATGCTGAACTGCCGCAACGACATGTCGAGTGTTGTTCACGGCAGCAAGGGTTCCGCCATCGTCAGCACCTCGGGGCACACCCCAGGTAAGGTTCGAACCTTCAAGGGTCAGAACCAGAGCCGACGTGAAGTGGCTTGGGCTTACCCACAGCCAGAACAGAACCCATACCAGTTGGAATGGAACGACTTCATCGACGCGATCCGCAACGATCAGCCTTACAACGAAGTCCATCGCGGCGTCCAGGCGAGCCTGGTGACCAGCATGGGTCGTATGGCTGCTCATACCGGTCAGGAAGTCACCTACGAACAAATGCTCAACTGCGAGCAGGAATTCGCACCGAACGTCGACAAGCTGACCGTCGATGGTCCCGCCCCGGTTATGCCGGATGCCGACGGCAAGTACCCGGTTCCAGCACCAGGTCAAAATCGCGACGTCGAATACTCGTAG